Proteins from one Fragaria vesca subsp. vesca linkage group LG6, FraVesHawaii_1.0, whole genome shotgun sequence genomic window:
- the LOC101298454 gene encoding high affinity nitrate transporter 2.7-like, whose protein sequence is MEDDHQVPLKKADPDHHLFALPVDEDGKATEFRPFSMASPHMRAFHLAWLSLFSCFFSTFSIPPLIAVIRDDLHLTETHTSRAAIAAFLGSIFSRIAMGPICDVLGPRVASASLSLLTSPIILATGLVSSPNAFIAVRFLVGFSLANFVANQFWMSCMFSGCVVGLANGVSAGWANMGSGATQLVMPLIYSFIITAFNFPSSTAWRLAFIVPAVLQASTAVLVLTYGQDLPSGSYRRACSSEKASKNKDSFFEVLFNGVKNYRGWILALIYGFCFGVELTTDNIIAQYFYDRFGVNIQVAGTIASSFGLANFFSRPSGGLISDLLGRRFGMRGRLWGLWATQTVAGLLCLLLGRVDSLWGSILVMCVFSVFVQAAAGLTFGVVPFVSKRSLGVISGITGSGGTMGAVITQLLLFSGSTYSKQTGISLMGIMMIVCTLPLTLIYFPQWGGMLCGPSYKRDLDPEADHYRLLE, encoded by the exons ATGGAAGACGATCACCAAGTTCCACTAAAGAAAGCTGACCCTGACCATCATCTCTTTGCTTTACCAGTTGATGAAGATGGAAAAGCCACAGAATTCAGACCATTCTCCATGGCATCACCACACATGCGAGCTTTCCACCTCGCATGGTTGTCGTTGTTCTCCTGCTTCTTCTCCACCTTCTCCATCCCTCCACTCATTGCCGTCATCCGCGACGATCTCCACCTCACCGAAACACATACCTCACGCGCCGCCATCGCCGCCTTCCTCGGCTCCATCTTCTCCCGCATTGCCATGGGCCCCATCTGCGATGTCCTCGGCCCACGCGTCGCCTCCGCCTCCCTCTCCCTCCTCACCTCCCCCATCATCCTCGCCACCGGCCTCGTCTCCTCCCCAAACGCCTTCATCGCCGTACGCTTCCTCGTCGGGTTCTCCCTCGCCAACTTCGTCGCCAACCAGTTCTGGATGAGCTGCATGTTCTCGGGATGCGTCGTAGGCCTCGCCAACGGTGTCTCCGCCGGCTGGGCCAACATGGGCTCCGGCGCCACCCAGCTCGTCATGCCACTAATCTACTCCTTCATCATCACAGCATTCAACTTCCCATCCTCAACTGCATGGCGTCTCGCATTCATAGTCCCAGCCGTGTTGCAGGCCAGCACAGCGGTACTGGTCCTGACCTACGGGCAGGACCTACCTTCCGGGAGCTACAGACGCGCATGTAGCTCCGAGAAGGCGTCAAAAAACAAAGACAGTTTTTTCGAGGTGTTGTTCAACGGGGTTAAAAACTACAGAGGTTGGATCTTGGCCTTGATATACGGGTTTTGCTTCGGTGTGGAGTTGACAACTGACAACATCATTGCTCAGTACTTCTACGACCGGTTCGGCGTGAACATTCAGGTGGCCGGAACCATAGCTTCCAGCTTCGGACTGGCGAACTTCTTTTCGAGGCCAAGCGGGGGTTTGATTTCCGACTTGTTGGGGAGGAGATTCGGGATGAGAGGGAGGCTGTGGGGGTTGTGGGCGACGCAGACGGTGGCGGGTTTGCTGTGCTTGCTGCTCGGACGAGTGGACTCGCTCTGGGGCTCCATACTTGTCATGTGCGTCTTCTCTGTGTTTGTTCAGGCTGCGGCAGGACTCACGTTTGGTGTCGTTCCATTTGTTTCCAAAAG GTCACTAGGAGTGATTTCAGGTATAACAGGCAGTGGAGGAACCATGGGGGCTGTGATAACCCAGCTCTTACTGTTTTCAGGCTCTACATACTCAAAGCAGACAGGCATTTCTCTAATGGGAATCATGATGATCGTCTGTACTCTCCCACTCACACTCATCTACTTCCCTCAATGGGGTGGAATGCTATGCGGCCCTTCCTATAAGCGCGATCTCGATCCAGAAGCAGACCATTATCGCTTGCTCGAATAG
- the LOC101298739 gene encoding uncharacterized protein LOC101298739 → MSVMVAVSGSQFSVPKGFQIQHQFIRSKSILRQGCSGIRCCNKESGERASTTGKNYYELLGVDADSNPQIIKQAYRNLQKKYHPDIAGQEGHEYTLKLNEAYKVLIKENLRKEYDASIGQRRVSVRGNSSTFDGSSWNGVLRPQALFVDENACIGCRQCVHQASATYMFDEVLGCARVKLQYGDDDQRIEVSVDSCPVNCIHWVEREELAVLEFLIQPQRKEGHGIFGGGWERPANVFMAAKSFNKKMKEEADFIAASESVEEETPAQAKARAEANMKIKMEAFSKFWHWQK, encoded by the exons ATGTCTGTTATGGTAGCAGTCTCAGGTTCCCAATTTTCAGTACCAAAAGGTTTCCAAATTCAACACCAGTTCATCAGAAGCAAGTCCATCTTGAG GCAGGGATGCAGTGGAATAAGATGTTGTAACAAAGAGTCAGGGGAAAGAGCAAGTACAACAGGCAAGAATTACTATGAATTACTTGGAGTTGATGCTGATTCAAATCCCCAGATAATCAAACAAGCTTATAGGAATTTGCAAAAGAAGTATCACCCAGATATTGCAGGCCAAGAG GGTCATGAGTATACCCTCAAGCTGAATGAAGCCTATAAAGTTCTGATTAAGGAGAATCTGAGGAAGGAATATGATGCTTCTATTGGTCAAAGGAGAGTAAGTGTCAGAGGAAACAGCTCAACCTTTGATGGCAGCTCATGGAATGGAGTTTTGAGACCCCAAGCTCTCTTTGTTGATGAAAATGCTTGCATAG GTTGCAGACAATGTGTGCACCAAGCAAGTGCTACCTACATGTTTGATGAGGTTCTAGGATGTGCAAGGGTTAAACTTCAATACGGTGACGATGATCAAAGGATTGAG GTATCAGTTGACTCATGCCCTGTGAACTGCATACATTGGGTGGAAAGAGAAGAACTAGCAGTGCTAGAGTTCCTCATCCAGCCTCAACGAAAAGAAGGACATGGAATATTTGGAGGAGGATGGGAAAGACCTGCAAATGTGTTCATGGCTGCCAAGTCATTCAATAAGAAAATGAAAGAGGAGGCTGA TTTTATTGCAGCAAGTGAGAGTGTGGAAGAAGAAACTCCTGCTCAAGCAAAAGCGCGAGCTGAAGCCAATATGAAGATCAAGATGGAAGCATTCTCAAAATTCTGGCACTGGCAAAAGTAA
- the LOC101299029 gene encoding RING finger protein 126-like codes for MGVPLVEQPKVVQKLLPVLAAAVSTNSIDVVVFDTTHIYPRSRSRDGDGDGDGDGDGNIYPRSGDGDGHVAPPKLIPASTSSIQGLEPVTIDDNTVIKETPECPICLEDFVAAASVGNITALPCTHHFHVHCIVQWMEISHLCPLCRHAMPVEDDHSN; via the coding sequence ATGGGTGTCCCCCTTGTTGAACAACCAAAAGTTGTTCAAAAGCTGTTACCGGTGCTTGCGGCGGCCGTCTCCACCAACAGCATTGATGTGGTTGTGTTTGACACGACTCACATCTATCCTCGATCTCGTTCTCGAGATGGAGATGGAGATGGAGATGGAGATGGAGATGGAAACATCTATCCTCGATCTGGGGATGGAGATGGACATGTAGCACCGCCCAAATTGATTCCTGCAAGTACTTCATCGATTCAGGGTTTGGAGCCGGTGACAATTGATGATAATACTGTTATCAAAGAAACGCCAGAGTGTCCCATTTGTTTGGAGGATTTTGTTGCTGCTGCTTCTGTCGGCAACATCACGGCGTTGCCCTGTACACACCATTTTCATGTACATTGCATTGTCCAGTGGATGGAGATTAGTCACCTATGTCCTTTGTGCCGACACGCAATGCCAGTCGAAGATGATCACTCCAATTGA